Genomic window (Nilaparvata lugens isolate BPH chromosome 7, ASM1435652v1, whole genome shotgun sequence):
TTCTACTCAGTGCTTTGCCCTCAATATTCGTTATAGCTCTATCAACAATACTAAGCAAACAGCTGGAATTATTCATGAGTCGGATATCTCTTACCTGGTTTTCACATCGCCTTGTATGCTTGCTTGCAATGACATCTATGTGCATTAGATATTCATACCTAATGAAGTGTCGGCATAATGACAACAACATGGATTTCAAAGTAAAATGCTCTGTTTGGTGTTTGGGGTGTGTAGCCTTTAGTATATTTGAACTTGCATATCCGGCTCACTGATACTACAAGCTAAATTATTACGGGTCACTTGAATCCACCCACTGTCATTTCGTCGTTTaagctatttttataaattatgatGAACTATACAATGCACAATGCATGTTTTGGTGCAAAGGCTGCAAATCACCCAAAAAACtctaatttggattttcgttcaataataatgattcatttattagcatttgaataaatgcaatttccatCTGTTGACTGGCTGGCctctatggcttcgtataaaatgagcgctgctatccagagattgtcagtttggtatAAGGGCAAGCATAACTGACTTAGCAATAGTTTGATACCTCAGTAATTGTTCGATTACCGGGCTGGTGATTATTTTTTGGATAGTACCTCTcgtcgaatttccatctagctgttaaccctgttttcaatatttgcagtagcagaagtcttcgggatgatttgctgcatttaatttggattttcgtttgggGAGCAGACCAAAAAATAACCCATAAGCCGTAATGTTAACATATGTACCTTTTTCTCAGGAACCCTTTGAGATAGACGTCTAAAATTTTGTACAGTACCATTTAGCACTATTATAAACACTTTAGAGAGAAgtaatttagaaataatttttaaatcccATTTCATATGcctttttgtaattcaatactGTGTTTTCGAGGAGTcattcagaaaaaaatcatatttagtCAAAAAATGGCTGAACACTGAAAAGCTTGTGCTAAAGTATGTAGAAAGGTCATGttatcagtattaaaaatatcagAGTGATCGGTTGGATAGATCTCTAGTAAAAGGTACATATTTTAGCATTATAGCATATGGAGTTATTTTTTGGTCTGCTGCCCTTAATAAtacttattcattaattagaataaatgcaatttctcattaattcccATCTGCAGAATATCTTATGTGTTTGTGTATGCTTGCAAATGCCGCATCAACTGATTGTGCTAAGTATATCAAGTGATGAAGTGTATCTAATGTGTGGTTTCAGATGTCGCGTCAACTGATGGTGTTAATAGGCCTGGGGTTGTTGATGGTGTCCGCGGTGTCCGGGCAGTCCAACTCCATAGAGGAGCCGAACGAAGGTCTGCCGGACACCACGGTGCTCGACGGAAAGGTCACCAAACTCGACGAGTTGGCGCCTGTCATCTTCCTCAACCGCACCAAGGCCTACCTCAACTGTGCCGCTGGCTATATGCAGGTACAccacattgaaaattataatgagaaatgagaatttttcaattgattattgtaaattatccTCCCATTTTATCATAACACTATTCATGTTGTATGAATGCAATGATGAATAaagtattatttgatttgatataccATTAAAAATTGCGAAAACTGTGCGTTCAGACTATGTACCACGAActcgcgcatttcacttttcatcaactgatgctatgcttacttacttactttacaattattgaactgcattaagggagcaacgatcccgcagtatatgacacgtcaaagtttaataACTACCATCCTTCATATTTCTACGCAACAGATTTCACATAACACACATTAATCAAACATTACTCgacaaggaagtctgctaacctgtgaggacacaatacaataaggaattccttGAGTGTatttgaactccttcaagccctcaatttctcttatgtgagatggaattgaatattttcatataagatAGATTGAGGGCTTAAAGGAGTTCATAGAAACATGCATAATATATCTGTATTCATGCAGGAACAGTAAGatacattaatataaaaattcgactgaatATATGTGTATTTTTATTACATTAATATAAAACTGCCTACAGACTTAGGTGCCACGAATtttcagctgattatatctatTGAAACAGTGAGGTGCAGACATAATAGGCTTAGCATTAGCTAATGGAAAATGAAATgcgtgtgttcgtggcgcacaagtctgtacgcacattTACATACAGGTCGATCTCGAAGGCGATCTAAACTGAAAGCTGAACATCCACCTAACCGATGATTCTGTTCGTACTCTATAAGGAATTTAATGTGTTCGAATTTCTTGAAATACTAACCAACTTGATTTATTTCGCatgtaataaattcaatttcaaatgtaTTCACCAAAAATGACATAAAATGCATCCGCGTATGCTAGACCAATCTCAGAGTGATTAGAGATGAAGATGTTTTGTTCAATTTCACTCTATGTATTTCTGTGTTTCATGTGGTTGGAGatgaaattttctgttaaattttcactgaatttatttttgtatttcaccagatcgAGCTCAAGTTTGAGGAGCCTTTCTACGGGATTGCATACGCCGACTTCGACAGGTCGAGTGCCTGTCAGGTGGCGGGTCGCGGCAACAAGACAGCCAGGATAGATCTCCCGCTCAAAGGATGCGGAACCAGACAGGTCAGCTGATTCTCATCTCCATCAACTACTTGAACTAAAGTTTTATGCATTGATAATTACTATGGTTGCGAAGATATTATTCCAGACCATTACCAGGTTGTTCAGATTGTATCAGGATCCGATGGATGAATTTGAAACGTGTTTTCTTGTATGACTAGCAATAAGACAgagttttatgaatttattgatgaaagaGAAAACTATGACAAAATTTTCTCTTGGCTGtccattattttttcttcacaaATTTTCTCTGGAAACAAGATTTGGCCTAATTGATCTTGTGAAGAGAACCCCACTATTAAAACTATTAAAACAaatggataatataaaaagaactGAAGAATATGAATTTTGAAAACCAGTAAACATGACCACTGTATATTATCCtatagaaaatatagcatatgaAGATATCCAATGGTAAATAGGGTTTTTATGTTCCGAATTTCACTGTCAATTCAAGCCGATATTCCTAATAGTTTTTCGTGAAGCTACGTGACGCTAGTAGCCCCTCATATTGCGCCGTTCtacactcttacccggccaAAACACTATTAatagtagtcgacagtaatcggctgaAATTTTGGAATAAAcgatctataccatgggatatctttttatgctatattttcttcatGATACACAATTTATAAAGTGTATTCATCCATTCAATTACTTTAACAgtctattttattcattgtcATTCGTAAATCCACTCACCATTGGAATGATCTAGAGATATCAACAACAGGCTAAACCCAATACTATTCCTCTTAAAATTGAGATGAGTTTGGATAATGATTcttgtatgaaataatatctTATCTTCGCATAATGCAAGACAATGTTCACAGCCAAAAATAGTATTCTAAATTTTTGGAATCGAAAACGTTTAGATGAGAAATGAGATTGGAACATTGTCCTCTATTATCTATAagagaattttataattattaaaataaatttttacttCGATTATCCATTTCAATCTCATATTCCTTCCTGTTTCAtgttaatttattgtattacaGGATCCAACAAGAGTGTTCACAAACAATATCGTGGTTCGATTCCACCCAGCGCTGGAAATGGATGGTGATGAGGTCATAACTATTGTCTGTAGATATCCTCCTCCGGTGGCACCCCCTCCCGCTGGAATTCCTAACTTCATGTAAGATTTCAAATTCTTAAGTTCTTCAAGAGAGTCATTAAATAAATCTAGATAGTTTATTACGATTACTGGAAAAGTTCATAGATTTTTATCATGTATTGAAGAACACACTACAACTTGAATAACTTGTAAGTGATCGTAAATGGTTTCTGATTGGAAATGCTgttaacattttaaaaatcaataGTACATACTGGAGTTGATTCTCAGTTTAAgatgaatttataataatttagaattCCAGCATATCATCACAAGAAGCTCAATAACAATACTCGTTGACTCgcatttcaaattaaattctatTTTGTAGCTAATCTTGTTCTGAGCAAGAGACGTAAATCTCAATAGACAATACTCATGATATGAAAATGAGTTAGCGTGATTCAATAGCTCGAATCTGAGCTTTATATTACTTTGTTCTGCCTGAGTGAGCATTGCCTGCAAGTTGTTACATTAAGAATCAAAGTGTTTATTTATGACTGTCATAAAAAATTCTTAACACGTTCTAAAGAGTGCCATGAGGGAGAAGTTAAATTGAGTATAAACATTGTTTGAATCATGCAAACTTCTTGACTACAGTAATATGTTTGATTTATCTTTTTTTCTCTAGCTGATTTAAAAGTACAGAATTCATGAGTACTTCATGCATGACTTTTCAGCATTCACTTTATACTTCaataatagagttttcaaattattgaatcaaatcaaataataataataataagacgTATTCGTTTCCATAGGCCGTATCTGATGTATTTGGTCCTCATACAAGTCATATTTAACTGTTTCACTGAGAACTACTTCATATATGAAATGAATGCATAGAAACACTAGCTTATTGTATGAATaggtaaaaaataataaaaaatagaaacccACTCGGGCTTATGCCTGGGGTTGTccacttttatttcacattttttataattctttgttatcTTGTATTATGTTAGTtcgtgaaataaatgaattatttgaaaaaaaataatcaaaataatattgccTGTCGATATTGTAATGTGGTGCTCAATATTATAGTACCCTCTCTatactttttttataaaaacaactAGGTTCGAgcactcatgccattttcaagaatgtcaaaatcatttttcatttgaaaagtaTAAAGAGGGTATTAGTTGTTTCTATAATGATCGAAAAACCTAAGTAGCTCCATTGAAATACTTCAtcatgaatacatttttttgtttctacagAAAAGAGGAACCAGCACCAGCTCTGCCAGTGGGTCCTCCATTGAAAGCTTTCCAGATATTGCTTGTAATTTGCGGCATTCTCTTCCTATCTCTGGTTCTCCTTGGCCTCGGCTGTTCATACTACCTTCTCAAGAGAAGGAGGGTTCAAGTCGTCAGAAGGCATCCTCTCTCAATGGGAACCGGCTCAGAAATCACCAAGCTGTCCGGCTCCAGTTTGGGAAACATTTCCATGTTCGAGGGATTGAAGATTCCGAGAGCACACGCTGCAATGGCTTCAGGAAGTTCGACAGGATCTGAAGCGGCGCTGATCAGTGGTGGAGACACTTTACCCAGTGACTATCCATCGGAATCGCCGAGCTCTGCTCACTCAGAAGTAGAAGATATTGACACCAGAAGCCTACATAGATCGGTCAGTTCGGGAGGATCGTTTGACAACAAAGCATACGTGAGAGAGTCAAGCTACTTTGCCGAGGGGTACGGAGCACACTCAGAAACTGAGATCATTCAGTCGGCGGCAGCTAGATTGCCACCTCCAGAGCCGCAGTTCGACGTGCAGGTGCGAGTGAAGAGAGCTCCTCCCCCTCCACCTTCCCCCACTCCACCACCATCCGAATCCGAGGCAAGCATGAGGATGCAGGAGCGCAACCTCACCACCATCCTTGAAGGGGAAGAGTTCAGTCGCTCAGTGTCTGCCTCCCCCGCACCGGTCAAGACCACATTCACCTACGTTCCAGAGCTCCATGCTCCCCCTCCACCAGCACCCCCTCCCGTCTACTCATCTGTCATCAGAAAGCATATCGACCAGAAGCCAATAATCACCAAGGAAGAAAAGTGGATAACTGAGGACTCTGTTGATGTAATTGAGCATAGGCGACCGATTGATACAGAAATGATTGACACAAGATCGACAACTGAAGTTTTTGAACGTTTCCAGAAGCGACCAGCCCCTCCCCCTCCTGTTGTGCCTCCTTCACAGATGTATATCACTCGTGAGGAGTTGCATACCAGTGAGGACCTCATTGAACCTCCAGTTGTCGTCTCAAGGAGACCGGAAATCACTTCACATGTTGTTGACGATGTTTTCTTGAGAACAATCACTGAAAAGAAAACAATTGAAGACATTGAAAGACACAGACGACAGGTGACAGAGTACCATCCCAAACCACTCCCCAAGTGGGATGTCACAATCAGGAACTATCCGAATCCAGATGCTCAAATACCTGATTCAGGCACAATCACTGATTGGGATAGCTATTCTGA
Coding sequences:
- the LOC111056931 gene encoding uncharacterized protein LOC111056931, producing MSRQLMVLIGLGLLMVSAVSGQSNSIEEPNEGLPDTTVLDGKVTKLDELAPVIFLNRTKAYLNCAAGYMQIELKFEEPFYGIAYADFDRSSACQVAGRGNKTARIDLPLKGCGTRQDPTRVFTNNIVVRFHPALEMDGDEVITIVCRYPPPVAPPPAGIPNFIKEEPAPALPVGPPLKAFQILLVICGILFLSLVLLGLGCSYYLLKRRRVQVVRRHPLSMGTGSEITKLSGSSLGNISMFEGLKIPRAHAAMASGSSTGSEAALISGGDTLPSDYPSESPSSAHSEVEDIDTRSLHRSVSSGGSFDNKAYVRESSYFAEGYGAHSETEIIQSAAARLPPPEPQFDVQVRVKRAPPPPPSPTPPPSESEASMRMQERNLTTILEGEEFSRSVSASPAPVKTTFTYVPELHAPPPPAPPPVYSSVIRKHIDQKPIITKEEKWITEDSVDVIEHRRPIDTEMIDTRSTTEVFERFQKRPAPPPPVVPPSQMYITREELHTSEDLIEPPVVVSRRPEITSHVVDDVFLRTITEKKTIEDIERHRRQVTEYHPKPLPKWDVTIRNYPNPDAQIPDSGTITDWDSYSETSSISGVPQIPEHDQTRMEHHRMSTDVQRQYRSTLEIPVPNPPVPNWDVLIRVLEPPVQETTTQEIHRTEMDLTLEDRRKWREIITTESTLRTLLTEATVKEDYERIRKDVRYEKLFEPQKWDVIIRVLAPPERPAYDQRGVAGSNRYRRKADWDTRSRRSSLPTLYEYDSDGGSSVRTLTADNGGPPGVASTRSRRTSRSSLRSDMDVRSMSEMTVDFARPDNMSDASSYYRPRRFYDDDDLPGGYEDEDAHSLVRSVSQPSLARSASEFTEHWGIRRPQWDLSSPEHSPRSARSHRMNPAAASQSSSYSVRQTTYQQSQNWFADADSEASYK